DNA sequence from the Vanrija pseudolonga chromosome 7, complete sequence genome:
GCtggcacctcgtcctcgctgtcgtcatcctcgtcatcttcGTCATCGCTATCGCCGCCCTTGTCATTGGATGTGCTCGTGCGAGGGCGCTTGTTGTCGCCCGCCTGTgatccaccgccgcctccaaACGAAGCAGAGCCCGAGAATGATCCCCGGTGGTCTTGCAGGGACGAGGAAGGAAAGGAAGACGCCATCGTCGAGTAGGCCGAGGCGTACGGGTGTGTGTTCATCGCGTGGTCGCTTGCAAGCACTGCCGTgtgatgctgctgcgccggcaGATGGATGCAGGGGGATGGGGGTTGTTGGAGAAGCTGGAGCTCCGTGCTAGGGTGTTGAGATGGATGGGTATCGAGTCGCGAGCCTTTTGATGGTAGGGCTTGTGATGTGGCTGGCTGCCTTGCCTTTTGTTGTTAGGGTCGTGTGAGGAGAATGGCGGGGTAGAGagaggaggagagagagGTGGGGGGGTatggagaaggaggaggatgggAGACGGGGAAGATGTGATTGTTTGAGTTGGAGGAAGGTGGCAGTTGGTAggttgtgggtggtggtgcgggtggtagtggtggtggtggtggtggtggtggtggtgggtcggCAAAGTGAGCCGGaaggggggggaggggggcagGAGGGCTTGTTGGTTCCGCGGGTGGAATCAAGCAGTAGCCTATTGCTGGCACTGGCTTTTCCGATgacaaccaccacccagtccagccagccagccagccaggcagaCGACCTCCCTCATACATCCACCCTCGCTTGGTATTTCCTAGTCGCTGCATCTTCACCCATAAACCGGTACCCTTTCACCTTTTCCCTCCCCCCTGCCCTCTCCCTCTTTGCTCGCTTCTTTGCATGCACCACGCTGTACCTCTTTCAAACCACCTCGGCGAATGTGCGGCTCTgggtggcggcagcagcggctcAATGTGTGGGgcttcctcgtccttgccgcaAGAACGGCACCGCGCTGGGCCACCTTTTCCAGACCTCCCACTTTTCCACCCTCCGCGGGTTtgcgcccgcgcgcggccgcgcgcccaaATAGCCACGTGGccaccggcggcatcggTGCATCGGGTATTTACGGCAGAACGGGCTCCAAGGATTTCGGGGAGATGTAGCCGAGTGAATACAATCCATCCAttccaacaacaacaaagtGTGACGGCGGAGCTACAACAAAAGGCCCTTCCGGCCGATCCCACGCTCCAGCGCGATCTCGACCTCTTGCCGCCAGTCACGCAGCGCAATGTCAGCCAGTCGCCGGTCGTACACCCCACGCGACATGCGTGCGAACCGAGCGGGCCGCGTCTGCGTCGAGAGCGCCTTGCGTATGGCGCCGACAAAGTCGTCGTACACTGCCCGCTCGGCCTGGTACACCCATGGCTCGGGCATCCCCTTCATCGTGATGTGCTGGCCGTCGTCCCAGCGTGACATGttgcgccgctgctcctTGTCTCCCTCAAATTCCCAGTCCAGGATCGCGTGCTGCAGTCAGGTCAGAGGAGCCACACGAACGCCTACTCACCGGATTGATGAACGCCACACCCATCGCCAGGGCCCGGtatggcgtcggcgagttGACTGGCGGCCCGATTCCCAGTAGCCCCTTGCAGTTCTTGAGCTCTTGGTCAAACTCGTCGGGCGATTTGCGACCAACGTTGCGAATGACGCTAGGCACATCGTCCATCTTATCTTGTCCCGCGTCCTCAACACGGATCGAGCCGACAAACTCGAACCCTTCAAACTCTTTGCTCAGTTCTTCGTGTGCCGCGGTGTAGAATGCCGGTGGCCAGGCGGGGTAGCTTGTATAGTAGCGGGGAAACTTGCCCAATACCCAGATGCGATTTGGCCTCTCGGACCACGGCACGACTTCAAAGTCGTCGGGCATATCGAGATCCCAACCGACATATGTCGACGCGTCTTGTGCCGACCAGCCACTAGTTGGAGGCTGACCTGCATGTCAGAAATGCTCTCGGCGTAGACTCACCTGGCAAGTCGCCCTCGCTTGACCACACACGCAGGTTGTCAAACTCGGTGTGTATCACTGCCGTGTCTCCCCTCCACTCGATTGTCAGGTTCTTGGCCATATCCGGTTCGGCACTTGCGCGCCAAGTCGCAGGGCCGACAATCGTGTCCATCTCGGAAGGCGAGTACTCGAACTGGAACCACTGGGCGTGTGAGCTGTgtctcgagcacctcgcaCCTTCCAGGCTGGGACGCCGTCCGGCAGTTGCTCCGACTTGACGATATCGCCGAacacgccgcgcccatcCTGCGGctgcccgccgtcgcccaggaTCCAGACGATGTTCTCGCCGACTTCGCGATACAGGTCAAGCAGGAAATCTGGTGTCAACATTTGTGCAACGCCGTCACCTACGGTGATCTTGCGGACCGGCGTTGATGAGGGTGAAGCCTGACCGCTCGAACGAGTCCCTCTGTACGTCAGATCGCTCTCGTCTAACGGAAGGACCCACCATGGCCTGGCACCACACCTGTTCGCCGCCAGGAATGGCATCGCGCTCCGCGAGGGCCCAGTGACAGAAGTTGCTCGCGAAGACGACGATCTGGTGTGAGCTCAGGCTCATCCGACGAGAAGCTCACCTTGTCCGCGTTGGGGTGACaatcgccgcgcgcgaggcacGCTGTGAGCTGCCGCAGCTTTGCATGCGCGATCCACTTGTATCGCCCCTGCTCGTCGTTCCAGATTTGCTTCGGGGCGCTCGTGAGGTGTTGAAGAGCGTGGGAGTGCCCCTCTCCGCTGGTGAGCGGGGTTGCCGAGAAGTCCAAGCTGCTTCTCAGCACCCTTCCGACCGTATACACCGCTGCGAGGATGAGCAGGGCGTAGGCGAGCCGGCGGATGCTCCCCACCATTGTTGTGGATATAAGTGCGTATCTGAGAACGCTTGAATGCTGTTGTGACTGGTGTGAGTACgaacgcgccgaggccgaaaTAAGATCGGCACTAGGAATTGAATAGCACTAGATTGCCACAACTCCGCTGAATAGACCCCTAATCGGCTGCTCGCGGGTCTAGTCTGTGTCGCCTTGTTTCAGTATCGCCTCGAGCTACAAAGCGTCATGTCTACCATTATCGCTCTCCTGCTCGCATCTGtgcagccaccaccacggccactgccacccccgccccgggccgtcgccgtcgccgccgcatccGTGTCCGATTTCCGCCCGCTCGGATCGCCACTAGATAACCACCATCAAATTCATATTACGTAAAGTCTCCCAATTGCTTATTTGTGTGCCTTTCGGCTTTGAAAGTCCGACCTTTTgcagtgacgacgagtgTTGCGATGGCGTCAGTCGTTGCTTCAAgtacgcgcgcgcgcaaccTCGTGCAACGTCAACTTTCTCTCTTACTCATCCCCTTGAAACGACTGCAACAGCATCGCCTCACTGTCTCGACACTGTGCTGGCAGACTCTGAGTGACGAGTAAAGCACCGCCCAGCCCTCGCCTCACCCTCACTCCGGCACATCGGACAACAACACAAATGCTGAGCGCGACCTGGCGGGTCGCGGCTCGGCCAGCCCTCGGGGCCGCCGTgaacgcgcgcgctggccccCCACGCGCTGCCTACGGGGTCCGCTCGCTCACAACCCGCCCGCGATGGCCATTACAACGGGTACCTCCGACATCACCTTTCCCCGCGCCCACGCGACCACTAGCCGTGTCGCCGAAGCACGCCATCGCCACCCGTGCGttcgtgtcgtcggcgcggagggctAGCCCTCCGGCGGACAAGGCGCCAGTCGTGGACTCCAAAGCCCCGacagctgcagctgctgctgggagtggcggcgccgctACACCCGCCAAGAGCGCGACCCTcaatgtcgacgtcgcgacgCCTACCGTGTCCGAGAAGGCGCAGAGCAAGACAGACTGGACGATCCTGAAAAAGCTTGCGAGCAATGTCTGGCCCAAGGGCAACACGGGTGTCAAGATCCGCGTGGTTACGGCCCTGTTGCTGCTCGTGGCCGGCAAGGTCCTCAATGTGCAGGTGCCGTTCTTCTTCAAGGCCATTGTCGACGGGCTGAATGTGCCGATCACGGAGCACACGACGGTGTGGGTGCTGGCTGGAACGGCGATCGCCGGCTGTGAGTTGCGCAAGATAGAAGTGACAGCAAGGCTGACGACACCAGACGGACTTGCGCGTATCGGAGCAACAGCCTTCGGCGAACTCCGCAACGCCATCTTCGCAACAGTGGCACAAGGCACGATCCGCAAGGTCGCCCGCGAGACGTTTGGCCACCTCCTCAACATGGACATGAAGTTCCATCTCGAGCGTCAGACGGGCGGTCTGACGCGTGCGATTGACCGCGGTACCAAGTGGGTACAAGGCTCAGCTTGAACTAACCACCAGGGGCATCTCGTTCATCCTCTCGTCGATCGTGTTCCACGTCTTCCCGACCGTGCTGGAGATCTCGATGGTGTGCGGTATTCTGGTGAGTTGTGCGATATGGGCTACGCTGACGTTCAGTCGTACAAGTTTGGATGGGACtttgccggcgtcgctgctgccactATGATTCTCTACACCTGGTTCACGGTTCAGACGACTGCCTGGAGGTGAGGTTGGCCCCCCTTGGCACGAAGCTAACCTCCCAGGACAAAGTTCCGCAAGCAGGCCAACGCGGCCGACAACAAGGGCGCAACGGTCGCTGTCGACTCGCTGATCAACTATGAGGCTGTCAAGGTAGGTGACGACCAGCTCTTCCGACGCACACCTACTCACCATCGCCGCAGACCTTCAACAACGAAAAGTATGAGCTCAAGCAGTACGATGCCACACTCAAGACGTACGAAAGCGCTTCAATCAAGATCGCCACGTCGCTCGCATTCCTCAACTCGGGCCAAAACATGATCTTCTCTACGGCCCTTACCACCATGATGCTACTTGGTGCCCAGGGAATCATCAACGGTGGGTGAAAGGTTGTTCCCGGTGTTGACGCCAGGCACCATGACTGtgggcgacctcgtcctcatcaacCAGCTCGTGTTCCAGCTGTCGCTCCCTCTCAACTTCCTCGGATCGGTGTATCGCGAGCTGCGCCAGAGCCTgatcgacctcgaggtcatGTTCAACCTCCAGTCAATCAACCCTGTCATTGCTGAGAAGCCTGCCGCCAAGCCGCTGCAgctcaagggcggcgagaTCAAGTTTGACAATGTCAACTTTGCGTATCACCCCGACCGGCCGATTCTGCAGAACCTGAGCCTGACCATCCCCGCGGGGAAGaaggtcgcgctcgtcggccccTCGGGCTGCGGCAAGTCGACCGTCTTCAGGCTCCTGTTCCGCTTCTACGACTCTCAGAGCGGCCACATCTACGTTGACGGCCAGGACATCAAGGACGTGCAGCTCGAGTCGCTGCGCAAGGCCATCGGTGTTGTGCCTCAGGACACGCCGCTGTTCCACGCCGACATCATGCACAACATTCGCTACGGCAACCTCGAGGCCACCGATGACCAGGTGTACGAGGtggcgcgcaaggcgcagCTGGACAAGACGATCGCCAAGCTCCCAGACGGATACCACACCAAGGTCGGTGAGCGTGGCCTGATGATCTCTGGTGGCGAGAAGCAGCGTATCGCTGTTGCTCGTCTGCTGCTCAAGGACCCTCCCATCAACTTCTTTGACGAGGCGACGTCTGCACTCGACGTGTACACCGAGACGGAGCTCATGAGAAATATCAACGCGACGCTGGTGGACGGTACCAAGACTAGCGTGTTCATCGCGCATCGCCTGCGCACCATctcggacgccgacctcATTATTGTGCTCCAggacggccgcctcgccgagcagggcacgcacgacgagctcctccagaacgtcggcggcgtgtacTGGAACCTGTGGCAGGCGCAGCTCACCGAGACGGTCAAGgaggctgtcgacgagcgaATGGAGCGCGAGATTGACGACTTtgagggcaagggcgaggcggccggcaaGAAGAAGTAACGCAGTGATGAGCAGTATATTGGGCATTATGCATAGAGCATTGGTTGGCAGGTGGCACGAGTCTAGTGAGCCGGCAACCCTCGGCATGTGCCACCCACGACCGGCCTATCAAAAGTGGAGGTGCATTTTCCCAGTCGTCATCAGGAaacgggcgacgacgacgttgcaACAACAACCCACACCATGACGGCGCAACAGCGACTACTACGACCCCTCTCGGCGGGACtacgctcggcgcgcccgcgcgcgctgcacacCTCTGTGCGGCGGCTGGCCCCCCAgcgcccaccgccaccgACGCGGCTCGAGCCGCTCCGCATGCCGGCCGACATGCCGCGCGAGGACTatgccgcgccggcggcgtacaCGCTGTCCCTCATGGGCCGGGTGATCAAgtacctcgtcgtcggcggggcgaCTCTTGCCGTCATCGCAATCGCGAGCTACGAGGGAACACACCTGTACGTCGAGCACGTTGTGCtcgctgcgccgtcgcgctcggccgacgacgaggcgtacGGCTGGGCGGACGAGAACCAGGGCTGGACTGGCGGACAGCGGGGCGGCaccgaccccgcgctcggGTTtcgcgcgcggcacgcgcTCCGAGCCGCGTGGATCGCGTGGGAGTGGGGCGCGGGCGACACGGCCAGCACGATCGCGAAGGCGGCGGGCCACTACGCGGGGAACAACTCGATCCACCCCGAGATccgccgcccgtcgacgccgagcggcagcgTGAATACCGTCGACCGCGGGTatcagctcgccgacgagtaCATCGAGGCTGCGAtcgctgctgcgcggcgcaggGGGTTCGCGTTCCCGCCCGAGCTGGACCCCACGCGGCCTGCCGGCCCGCCGGCGGTCAACCcgcacgacgacctcgtgccgagctcgcacgccgacgcgaccgccctcgacctgctcatGCTCAAGGCGGgtgtcctcgagcgcatcgGCACGCGCGACGCAGTCTCCCACGCACGGGAGGTGTACGAGCaggtgctcgctgcgcgctTGGGGGAAAAGCACGACCTGCCCGTGCCCAAGGCGCGGCTGATGCGCCTCGCCcacaagctcggcgacctcgcccagcggcacggcgacgcggccgaggccgaggcgtggTGGGCCTGggggctcgcgcgcgccgggctcgACCTGCCGCAGATCAAGGCGAGCGTGccggcttcgtcgtcggggggctcgtggtggtggccttTCGGCGGGTCCaaggcggccgcagcggagGCAGCGGCCCCGCAGCACCCCTTGCACACTGCCCTCCCTCCGCCggtcctccgcgccgcgaccaACCTCctcatctcggcgtcggcggccgacgcgcagaCCGCCACGCCTGCtgggctcgacgccgcggccgccgtccaggcgctcgcgctctccctcctcccgcACCCTAAGAGCGTGGCGATCCCAGCCACGTCTACTGGGCCCACCGTGCTCCAGGAGACGtgggagcagcagcgtgccGCCCTGGTCACGCTGCACAAGGCGAGCGTGTCGCATGCGCGCAAGGACGCGTCTGCCGAcccgctcgagctggcctcgtccgctgccgacgcggccgaggcggtgctGTCGACGCTCACGCCGAGCCTGCCCAGCGCTTTCACGAGCCCGTCCTCCAACCCGCTTGCGCAGCCTTCAAAGCGCCTGCTACGCGACACGCTGAGtacggccgccgaggcgagcttCACGCGCGCagtgctgctcgagcgccgcgccaaccTCGTCACGAGCCGGGACGACAAGATCCActgcctcgagcacgcgggCGAGGCGTACGAGCGCGCGATGAGCCTTGCTGCCGCTGAGAACGGGACTACGGACGCCAAGagcaagaaggaggaggacgcggtcgggcgcggcgaggactGGACGCGTTTCTGGACTGGATACGTGCGCGCCAATGAGAAGATCATGAAGATTGTctcggaggacgaggacaagaagggGAAGGGGAAGGAGGTGAAGAAGACggagaagggcaaggaggagaagacgggcaaggaggacaagaagTAGTGTAGCTATAGCATGCACGTTGGTGACCACTCTCATGGAGGGACATGTGCGTCTCGGGCATTCGGCCATGGGTAAAGGGAGCACTGCAAGATTGCACAACGCAGCGAAGTCTGCCTCGGCACACGCCTGGCCCAtggtcgtcgccagcgcTCACAACAAACAAGGTCGCGAGCAACGCGCCAAACGGTCCCGCGCTCCAGTCCAGTCGCATCCACTCCTCTCAACCAGTTCCAGTCTCCAAAAGTCAGTACGTTGACCAGTCAGTCTCCTTCGTCCCCCAGCCTCTCCAGCCGTACCccggcccagcccagcccagccttCCCCCCTACGCTTCCGACGCTTCCGCTAGCCAATGCTCATCCTGCATGTGAATGATGGTACACCGCGTCGTACATGACCATTAATGAATGGACATCTTATGCCgaggccttggccttgcgggcggcggcgacggccttcTGCGAGCCCTGGGCGGCGAACTTGGCGTTGCGGCGGAACtgcacgagcgagcggagggcgaggcgggcgcgtgtgtgtgcgtgcgagATGGAAAAAGTCAAGAGGGAcagagggggaggggaggtgTCGATACCGGTGCGAGTGGGTAaagacgagcagcagcggccgcagcagaAAAACGACACAACGACACCATggcgagcgcaaggaggaACACCCGTCAGCGCGACGtcctcacacacacaccatcacgaccacccaccttggGGTCGACACCCTTGAGCGACTTGTACTTCTGGGTCTGGACCTTGGTGATACCGTTACGGTGCGCTGTGGGGGGTTAGTATGCTgtgtcgttgtcgtgcttgcggcggcgatggcggcggcgtgggccttcctcccctccctctctccctTCTCCTCCCCATGCTCTCCCCCCGTCGTCCCTcccagcccaagcccacgCCATCCCAAGCCCGCAAAATCGTCGAAGCTCACCCTTCTTGGTCTGGTTGTGGCTGGGTTCATTAGCTCTGTTccgcgctcctcgctgcgctcgtcgcgcgcttCGCACTCACGCGGTGTGGTTCTTGGACTTGGCCATTTTGGATGATTTTTACGCGTTGATGGCTAAGAGGTTGGCCAGGTTGTGCGTTGGTGTTGAGattgcagcagcagcaggcggcgagggagcgactggcagcgagcgagcgaggacggacactgctgccactggcgctgggcgggcaGAGCGAGCACCCACCGCACAACCAGCCTGGCGCACGAGCAACCACTGCACCCAGCGTTACGAGGCTCGACGGGATCAAATAGTTTGTTCGAATTACCACGTGCTGCGGCATTATGAATGAAGCGGACTTATGCTGTGTGGCGACACCACGTGGTGGGATTATCTGAACCTCCCAGATAGGGCCAACCTCGATGAGGCACCTCGTCATGCAGACAGGCGCCGCCAAGTCCTCGCGCGATCGCTACGCTCCCGCACTATCATCACATCCATGCTGCTATGCAAATACATATACCTCGCTTCTTCTCTCCACCACGCGCGCACGCTTAGTTGTACTGGGCATACAGCGCAGTACTCGAGAACTTTGTGCCCTGGCGAATGAccttctcgacggcgtcgaggaagtCGCGCTCAGTGGCAACCTTTCGGCGCGCACGGATGGCAAACATGCCTGCCTCGGTGGCAACCGACTTGAGCTCGGCACCGGTGGCGTTGGGGCACAGGCGGGCAATGAGGTCGTAACGGATGTCGCGCTCAACCGACATGCTCTTGCCGTGAATGCGCAGAATGTGGGCACGTCCCTCAACGTCCGGCAGGCTGAACTCGACCTTACGGTCCAGTCGTCCGGGACGGAGAAGGGCAGGGTCGAGAGTGTCGGGACGGTTGGTAGCCATGATGACCTTGATGTTACCACGCGCGTCGAAACCGTCGAGCTGGTTGATAAGCTCGAGCATGGTACGCTGCACTTCGTTgtcgccaccagcaccgTCGTCGAAACGCGCTCCTCCGATAGCGTCCACTTCGTCAAAGAAGATGATACACGCCTTCTTGGAGCGGGCCATCTCGAACAGCTCGCGGACCATGCGGGCACCTTCACCAATGTACTTCTGCACAAGCTCGGATCCAAtgactggggcgtcagctggctCTACAGGTTTGGGGCAGCAGACTTACCTCGGATGAAGGTAGAGTCAGTTCGGTTGGCGACGGCACGAGCACACAGCGTCTTGCCGGTTCCGGGAGGGCCGTAAAGCAGCACACCCTTGGGTGGCTCGATACCGAGGTTGGCAAAGCGCTCAGGCTGGGTGTGGGTTAGTAGGTAGACACACCGGTCAGCCATCTGAACTCACTTCCAAGAGAGGCAGCTCCACAACCTCACGCAGCTTCTCAATCTGCTCCTTGCAGCCACCAACGTCGGCGTACGTGACCGATGGCCTCTCCTCGACCTGCATCATCGTGACCGAGGGGTCGATCTTGGGGGGAAGGGGGATAAGGATCTTGTAGTTTGTCCGGTCGACACCAACGCGCATGCCCTCCTCGATATCGGTAGGCGAGAcgtgctcgccaaggccgacgacaaaCTTGGCGACCTGCTTGATGGAGATGACATAGCGGTCACCGTCGGGGTTGCCCGCGCCGGCTCCATCCTGGGGGTTGAGGGGCTGGTCCGCGGGAAGGGGGTTGGCTGTGGCGTCGTCAGCTCAGCTGCACATCCTGTGTCCATGAGCACAATACCCACCAGCACGGATAATAGTCTGGCAACGCGCAACCTGCAGAGGGTGCTCTCCCTGCCTCGCGCTGTCGGCGGGAATGTCCCACAGGTTGGCCGACGCGAGACCAGTGTCCGACTCCTTGACGCCCatcttc
Encoded proteins:
- the Mgat5b_1 gene encoding Alpha-1,6-mannosylglycoprotein 6-beta-N-acetylglucosaminyltransferase B, which translates into the protein MVGSIRRLAYALLILAAVYTVGRVLRSSLDFSATPLTSGEGHSHALQHLTSAPKQIWNDEQGRYKWIAHAKLRQLTACLARGDCHPNADKIVVFASNFCHWALAERDAIPGGEQVWCQAMVGPSVRRERSDVQRDSFERSGFTLINAGPQDHHFLLDLYREVGENIVWILGDGGQPQDGRGVFGDIVKSEQLPDGVPAWKWFQFEYSPSEMDTIVGPATWRASAEPDMAKNLTIEWRGDTAVIHTEFDNLRVWSSEGDLPGQPPTSGWSAQDASTYVGWDLDMPDDFEVVPWSERPNRIWVLGKFPRYYTSYPAWPPAFYTAAHEELSKEFEGFEFVGSIRVEDAGQDKMDDVPSVIRNVGRKSPDEFDQELKNCKGLLGIGPPVNSPTPYRALAMGVAFINPHAILDWEFEGDKEQRRNMSRWDDGQHITMKGMPEPWVYQAERAVYDDFVGAIRKALSTQTRPARFARMSRGVYDRRLADIALRDWRQEVEIALERGIGRKGLLL
- the Mgat5b_1 gene encoding Alpha-1,6-mannosylglycoprotein 6-beta-N-acetylglucosaminyltransferase B, with product MVGSIRRLAYALLILAAVYTVGRVLRSSLDFSATPLTSGEGHSHALQHLTSAPKQIWNDEQGRYKWIAHAKLRQLTACLARGDCHPNADKIVVFASNFCHWALAERDAIPGGEQVWCQAMRDSFERSGFTLINAGPQDHHFLLDLYREVGENIVWILGDGGQPQDGRGVFGDIVKSEQLPDGVPAWKWFQFEYSPSEMDTIVGPATWRASAEPDMAKNLTIEWRGDTAVIHTEFDNLRVWSSEGDLPGQPPTSGWSAQDASTYVGWDLDMPDDFEVVPWSERPNRIWVLGKFPRYYTSYPAWPPAFYTAAHEELSKEFEGFEFVGSIRVEDAGQDKMDDVPSVIRNVGRKSPDEFDQELKNCKGLLGIGPPVNSPTPYRALAMGVAFINPHAILDWEFEGDKEQRRNMSRWDDGQHITMKGMPEPWVYQAERAVYDDFVGAIRKALSTQTRPARFARMSRGVYDRRLADIALRDWRQEVEIALERGIGRKGLLL
- the ATM1 gene encoding Iron-sulfur clusters transporter ATM1, mitochondrial, translated to MLSATWRVAARPALGAAVNARAGPPRAAYGVRSLTTRPRWPLQRVPPTSPFPAPTRPLAVSPKHAIATRAFVSSARRASPPADKAPVVDSKAPTAAAAAGSGGAATPAKSATLNVDVATPTVSEKAQSKTDWTILKKLASNVWPKGNTGVKIRVVTALLLLVAGKVLNVQVPFFFKAIVDGLNVPITEHTTVWVLAGTAIAGYGLARIGATAFGELRNAIFATVAQGTIRKVARETFGHLLNMDMKFHLERQTGGLTRAIDRGTKGISFILSSIVFHVFPTVLEISMVCGILSYKFGWDFAGVAAATMILYTWFTVQTTAWRTKFRKQANAADNKGATVAVDSLINYEAVKTFNNEKYELKQYDATLKTYESASIKIATSLAFLNSGQNMIFSTALTTMMLLGAQGIINGTMTVGDLVLINQLVFQLSLPLNFLGSVYRELRQSLIDLEVMFNLQSINPVIAEKPAAKPLQLKGGEIKFDNVNFAYHPDRPILQNLSLTIPAGKKVALVGPSGCGKSTVFRLLFRFYDSQSGHIYVDGQDIKDVQLESLRKAIGVVPQDTPLFHADIMHNIRYGNLEATDDQVYEVARKAQLDKTIAKLPDGYHTKVGERGLMISGGEKQRIAVARLLLKDPPINFFDEATSALDVYTETELMRNINATLVDGTKTSVFIAHRLRTISDADLIIVLQDGRLAEQGTHDELLQNVGGVYWNLWQAQLTETVKEAVDERMEREIDDFEGKGEAAGKKK
- the RPL29 gene encoding 60S ribosomal protein L29; its protein translation is MAKSKNHTAHNQTKKAHRNGITKVQTQKYKSLKGVDPKFRRNAKFAAQGSQKAVAAARKAKASA
- the RPT1 gene encoding 26S proteasome regulatory subunit 7, with the protein product MPPKEDWEKYERKHDEKEEKIVALDESDIQILKTYGQGPYSLSLKKIEGELKEIQKRVDEKMGVKESDTGLASANLWDIPADSARQGEHPLQVARCQTIIRAANPLPADQPLNPQDGAGAGNPDGDRYVISIKQVAKFVVGLGEHVSPTDIEEGMRVGVDRTNYKILIPLPPKIDPSVTMMQVEERPSVTYADVGGCKEQIEKLREVVELPLLEPERFANLGIEPPKGVLLYGPPGTGKTLCARAVANRTDSTFIRVIGSELVQKYIGEGARMVRELFEMARSKKACIIFFDEVDAIGGARFDDGAGGDNEVQRTMLELINQLDGFDARGNIKVIMATNRPDTLDPALLRPGRLDRKVEFSLPDVEGRAHILRIHGKSMSVERDIRYDLIARLCPNATGAELKSVATEAGMFAIRARRKVATERDFLDAVEKVIRQGTKFSSTALYAQYN